TAATCCCCTGTTAACCTTTGATTCCGCTGCTGGCCACGCCCTGCACGAAGTAACGCTGGGCCAGGAAAAAGACGATGATGGACGGCAGGATTGAGATGCTCGCCATTGCCAGAATTTCGTTCCACGGCGCGCCTTCGGTCACGTCGATGGACATTTTGAGCGCCAGCGCTATCGGATACTTATCGACGCTGTAGACGTAAATCAGCGGCCCGATAAAGTCGTTCATCGACCACATAAACTGGAACAGCGCGACTGAGATCATGGCCGGCTTGAGGATCGGCACCACCACATACCACAGCACCTGGAAGGAGTTGCAGCCGTCGATTTGCGCCGCTTCTTCCATGTCGCGCGGCACGCCGCGCAGGAACTGGATCAGCATAAAGACGAAGAACCCCTGGGTGGCGAAGGCCATCGGCAGCCAGAGCGGCAAGTAGCTGTTGAGCATCCCCATTTCACGGAACATCAGGTATTGCGGGATAAGCAACACGGTGCTCGGCAGCAGCATGGTGGCGATAAGCGTGGCGAACCAGAATTTCTTCCACGGGATCTCAAAGCGCGCGAAACCGTACGCCACAATGGTGGAGGAGATAACCGTCAGCACGACTTTTGGGATCACATACTTAAACGTGTTCATCATGTAATGCCCGAAGTTATATTCGGTGCCGGTTTTCCAGCCGTTGATAAAACCGTCCCAGGTCGCGTGCGTCGGCCACAGGCTGAGCGTGGTGAAAATCTCGTGGTTGGGTTTAAACGACGCCGAGAACATCCACGCCAGCGGGTAGAGCATTAACAGGCCGACGAGCAGCAGAATCACGTAACGGACGGCGCGGCTTGCTTTTTCACGCCGCAGCGTGCGCGCCACTTCGCGGTCGCCCGCGCTGATGGCCGGGCGGGGGGCCAGTTGCCCTTGTTGGATATCAGCCATTTTTGCCTCCCTTATCGGCGGAGTAGAAGACCCAGTATTTCGAGGATTTGAAAGCGATGGAGGCGAAGAGCGCCACCACCAGGAACAGCACCCAGGCGAGCGCCGCGCCGTAGCCCATATCGAAATATTTAAAGGCGGTGTCGTAGATATAGAGTGAGAAGAGATAGGTGTAATAGGTCGGGCCGCCGCCGGTAATCACATACGGGCCGGTAAATTCCTGGAACGCCTGGGTGGTCTGCATAATAAAGTTAAAGAAGATAACCGGCGTAATCAGCGGCACCGTCACTTTTATAAACATCTGCCACTTCGAAGCGCCGTCGATCATCGCTGCCTCATACTGCGACTGCGGCACGTTTTGTAGCGCGGCCAGGAAAATCACCATCGCGGAGCCAAACTGCCAGACGCGCAGCAGCGTGACGGACATCAGCGCCAGCGACGGCTCGCCAAGCCAGTTCACCGGATCTAACCCAAACACGCCGATAAAGCTGTTCAGCAGCCCATCAATGGCGAACAGCGCGCGCCACAGCACGGCGATGGCCACAGAGCTGCCGAGAATCGACGGAATGTAATACGCGGTGCGGAAAAAGCCGATGCCGCGCAGTTTGAAATTGAGCACAAACGCGATGCCGAGCGCGAAGGCGAGCTTTAAGGGGATAGTCAGGAACACGTAGGCGAACGTCACGCCCATCGATTTCCAGAAGAGATCGTCATCCATCAGCATGTAACGGTAGTTTTCGATACCGTTAAACACCGGCGGATTCATCAGGTCGTACTCGGTGAAGCTGAGCGCGAAAGAGGAAACAAAAGGAAAGGCCGTAAAGACTATCAGCCCGATGATATAGGGCGATATCCAGGCCAGACCCAGAAGCTTGTTTTCATTCATACATACCTACCTGGCATTCAAGGGTGTATTAATCGGATCGGATGTGCGTGCTGTAATGCGCGACAGCGAACGGGCCAGACCCGGAAAGGCGTGGCCGGGCGGCCCTGCTATCGCGATGCCAATAACGTTTTGCCATGAAAATATGGCGAGATTAACGTGATGAAGATCGCGTCTTTTATTATTTATTGAACCTCTGTTTCTTGTTTCTGAAACGGTGTTTTAATTTATTTTATTGCTATTTATTTCGCCGTCATTCGATAAATGGCGGAAATGTGATCATGGTCGAAACGCTGTTCTGGTTTTTTGAAGCAGCGCTGTTTTTACCGACGGGAGGGGCATACAACTTTTGGTAGGCACGTAAATAAGTGTTTGCGCTAAATTAGGATTATTCGTAATAATGATGATTACGGATGCAGTACCTCTACTCCTAACAAGGATATGTTTCTCTGTTTTGCATACTTTTTTGAATTTTGTCAAAGAGATAACTGTATGCGCCCGTCGCTTTTCTAAAAGCAATTCATTTGCCCGCTGAAACAATTCGCACGCATATTGTTTCAGTGAGATTAATTTCGACTTCAACAGCAGCTTCATTTAACGTAACGCACTCACTATGTCATCGATAGATATCAAGAATAATCCGCTCGCCTCTGCGCCGGATTACCCGCTTCTCGACCAGCAGCGCGCTGAAATAGATCTGTTTGCGCTTGTCGACGTGCTTTTTAAATCCCGCAAGGTGATTATTTCGATTACTGCCCTGTTCATTGTGATGGGGCTGGCGCTGGCCTTTTTGCTGCCGCAAAAATGGACCAGCGAGGCGGTGGTTTCCATTCCTGAAACGCCCCAGCTCATTGAGCTACAGCGCGTACTGGTCGATCTTCAAGTACTGGATGTCGACGCCGCTATCGATGCCGCTACGCTCGAAAATATGTTTCTTAAAAAATTCGATTCGCGGGCGCTTCAGGAGAAATTCCTGCGGACTTCGCCGTGGGTGCAGGCGCAGGTAAAGGAAGCGCAGGGCGATACGGAAAGCCTGCAACGCGCTATTACGCTGGTGGCGCAGCGCATCAAAATGACCTCTAACGACAACCCGAAAGCGGCGACAGCCTCGCCTTACAGCTCCTGGACGCTGAGCTTTACCGCGCCGAAAGCCCATGATGCGCAGCGCGTGTTAAAGGAATACATCAACTATGCGGCGCTGGCCGTACAGCGAGAGGTGCTGGAGAATCTGCGCGCGATTGTTGAGCTGAAAGCGAAATCGGAAGAGAGTAGCCTGGTGATTGAGCGTAATAAGCTGGATAACGAGCATAAAATCGCGATTCAGCGTCTGAACTATTCGTTGCAGGTCGCGAACGCCGCAGGCATTAAAAAACCGGTTTACAGTAACGGGCAAGCGGTGAAAGACGACCCGGATTACTCGATTGCGCTTGGGGCTGACGGCCTGGCGCAGAAGCTCGCTATTGAACGCTCAATCACCGATGTCACGGCGCTGAACGCCGCCATCCAGAACCGTGAATATCGCCTCGCGGAGCTGAAAAAGCTGAACCTGGCCGATGTGGATTTTCAGCCGTTCCACTATCAGATGGCGCCTTCGCTGCCGGTGAAAAGCGACGGGCCGGGCAAGGCGCTGGTGCTTATCCTGGCAGCGATGCTGGGCTTTATCAGCGCCTGCGCACTGGTACTGGTGCGTGATGTCATCGCGAAGCGGCAGGTTATGGTGCAACGCCCTGCTGACGTCGACGCGCTGCTCTCCTGATACCGCTGAGCTGACAAAAAAGCCGCCTTTTCGGGCGGCTTTTTTATAGGCGCGATTTACTTCAGGAAATCTTCACGCACTGGCGTAAAGGTGTCGAGCAGCGTGCCGGGCGTAATACAGACGCAGCCATGCATGATATTCGGTTGTTTATAGAGGGTATCGCCCGCACTTACGCGGCGGGTTTCTTCACCGATGGTAAATTCAAATTCGCCAGAGAGCACATAGGTCAGTTGCTCATGCGGATGGCAGTGCATCGGGCCGACCGCACCGGCGTCAAAATTCACTTCCACCGCCATCATTTTGCCGCCGTGGGCCAGAATGCGGCGCGTGACGCCATTGCCCAAATCCTCAAGCGTCGTCTCTTTGTGATAGATAAACATGCCGAGCCTCTGATTTGTGAAACGTTGTTTCAATTAATCTATCCTGGCATCTGACAGAAAAGAACATACCGCGCCGGGAAATGGCGGGCGGATCACATTTGTTCCGCTCTGTGAGCATGTTATAACCGGGGAAGCGCAAACAGGAGGCAACGATGAAGACAGTAGGCTTGCTCGGCGGCATGAGCTGGGAATCGACCATCCCTTATTACCGGTTAATTAATGAAGGCGTGCGCGACCGACTCGGCGGGCTGCACTCCGCGCAACTGCTACTGCACAGCGTCGATTTTCACGATATCGAAGCCTGCCAGGCGAGCGGCGAATGGGAGAAGGCGGGCGAAATACTGGCGCAGGCGGCGCTCGGTTTAGAACGCGCCGGCGCGCAGGCCATCGTGCTCTGTACCAATACGATGCATAAAGTGGCGCACCAGATTGAAGCGCGTTGCGCGCTGCCGTTTTTGCATATCGCCGACGCGACGGGCCGCGCCATCGAACAGGCGGGGCTGCGCAAGGTGGCGCTGCTCGGCACCCGTTACACCATGGAGCAGGATTTTTACCGCGCGCGGCTGGAAGACGGGTTTGGCATCACATCGCTTATCCCGGATGCGCCTGCGCGTTTGCGCATTAATCAGATTATTTTCGATGAACTGTGTCTTGGGAAAATCATCGCAGAATCAAAACGCTACTATCAGCAGCAGATTGAGATCCTGGCAGAGCAAGGCGCGCAGGGCGTAATTTTCGGCTGTACCGAAATCGGCCTGTTGCTCGGCGCGCAGGATTGCCCGCTGCCGGTGTTCGACACCGCCGCGCTGCACGCCGCCGATGCGGTGAACTTTATGCTGGGCGACCAGGACTGACCAGCATCGCCTCCAGCGTGTCGCTAAGCCCTTTCATCTGCTGCTGCAGATGCTGGCTGAACGCCTCCACCAGCGCGGAAGCGGGGCGGTGCAGGGGGCGGATGAGACTCACAGTGAAAGGCACCGCCACGCTGAAGCGGCGCACCACAATGCCCGTTGCCGCGTAATCGAGCGCTGTCAGTGGGTTTACTATCGATACGCCCACGCCTGCACGTACCATCGCGCAGACTGACGCGGCGCTGTGGGTTTCCAGCACCATGCGCCGCTGCACGTTATGCTCCTGAAAGAGGGAATCAAGCAGTTGCCGGTAGCTGTCGGTACGCGACAGGCTGATGTAGTTTTCGCCCGCAAAATCCTGCGGCGTAAGCTGCGGTTTATCGGCCAGCACATGGCCTGCGGGCAACACGCATACCTCATTTAACGTCAGTAGCGTCAGGCGCTCGGTGCCGGCGGGCGTGGCGGTATTTTCCGTAATGCCTAAATCGTGACGCTGGGCGGAGAGCCACTCCTCAAGCAGCGGCGACTCCTGCGGCACGATGTTCAGGCTCACGTCCGGGTAGTTATCCAGAAACGGCTTTAACACCAGCGGCAGCAGCGACTGCGAAAAAACCGGCAGGCAGGCGATGGAAAGCTCGCCCTGGCGGAACTGGCGCAGGCTTTCGGCGGCGCTGATTATTCGGTCAAGCCCATACCAGGAGCGCTGCACTTCTTCAAACAGGCGCAAGCCCTGGACGGTGGGATGCAGCCGTCCGCGGCTACGGGTAAAGAGCGACAGGCCAATGAGTTTCTCAAAGCGCGCCAGTTCGCGGCTGACGGTGGGCTGCGAGGTGCGCAGGAGCGCCGCCGCCTCCGTGAGATTGCCCGCGGTCATGACCGCGTGAAAGATTTCGATATGGCGGAGCGTGACGCCAGGCATTGCGGGTTCCTCGTTGGTGGAAGTGGTGTGTTGCCAGAGAGCCGCTGGCGGGTGCGCTGCGCTTACCCGCCCTACAACAACAGATACGTCGCCGCTGGCGGGTGCGCTCTGCTTACTCGCTCTACCAGTGCCGGGCAATGAAAAACCATATCATTTTTGCATAGACTCACGAGAAAACGATATTTTTTCTTCGCTAACGGCTGTGGCGTAATAAAGGCATTAGCTTAAAGGAGTCTCGCCATGCCACGTTCGCTTTATCACACCGACAGCGCCCTTAACGCCGACACGCTGCTGCCGCTGCCCGCGCAGTACGGCGGCCCGGTCTGGGTTTATGACGCGCAGATAATTCGCGCGCAAATTGACCGCCTGCGCCAGTTCGACGTTATTCGTTTCGCCCAGAAAGCCTGCTCGAATATTCATATTCTGCGCCTGATGCGCGAGGCGGGCGTAAAAGTGGATTCCGTGTCGCTCGGCGAGATCGAACGCGCTATCGCCGCGGGCTACAATCCGCGCCAGAACCCGGACGATATCGTATTTACGGCGGATGTGCTGGACGACGCCACCATCGCCCGCGTGCATGAACTGAGCGTGCCGGTCAACGCAGGCTCGGTGGATATGCTGGAGCAGCTCGGCGCGGTATCGCCAGGGCATCGCGTCTGGCTGCGCATCAATCCGGGCTTTGGCCACGGCCACAGCCAGAAAACCAATACCGGCGGCGAGAACAGCAAACACGGCATCTGGTACAGCGATCTCCCGGCGGCGCTGGCGGTGATGCAGCGCTATCAGCTGAAGCTGGTTGGCATGCACATGCATATCGGATCCGGCGTCGATTACGGGCATCTGGAGCGCGTGTGCGGCGCGATGATAAGCCAGGTGATCGAGTTCGGCCAGGATCTGGAGGCGATCTCCGCTGGCGGCGGGCTGTCCATTCCTTACCGCGAGGGCGACGAAACCATCGATACCGGCCACTATTTCGGCCTGTGGAACCGCGCCCGTGAGCAGATCGCCGCGCACTTTGGTCATCCGATCAAACTTGAGATCGAGCCGGGGCGTTTTCTGGTGGCGGAAGCGGGCGTGCTGGTGGCGCAGGTGCGCAGCGTTAAAGAGATGGGATCGCGCCATTTCGTGCTGATCGACGCGGGCTTTAACGATCTGATGCGCCCGTCGATGTACGGCAGCTATCACCATATTTCCGCGCTGGCGGCGGATGGCCGCGACCTGCGCGACGCGCCGCTGCTGGAAACGGTGGTTGCCGGGCCGCTGTGTGAGTCGGGGGATGTGTTTACGCAGCAGGAAGGCGGCAAAGTGGAAACCCGCGCGCTGCCGGCGGTGCGTCCGGGCGATTATCTGGTGCTGCATGATACCGGCGCGTATGGCGCGTCGATGTCGTCTAACTACAACAGCCGCCCGCTCCTGCCGGAAGTGCTGCTGGAAAACGGCGAGGCGCGCACCATTCGCCGTCGTCAGACGATCGACGAATTACTGGCGCTTGAGCGTTTTTAACGGCGCGACGGCGTAAGGGCCGGGGGCTACGGAATCCCGCAACACCAGCGTCCCGGTGAACGGCGGGATCGCGGCGAGCGGCTCGTCGCGCGCCAGCCGCACCGCGCTTTCAATGGCGGTGGTTATCATATCTTCGATCGGCAGACAGACCGTCGAGAGCCCCGGCTCCAGCCAGGCGGCGCTCGGCGCGTCGTCGAAGCCGAACAGCGACACATCTTCAGGAATACGCAGGCCCGCCTGGTAGAGCGCCTTTGACGCGCCGAGCGCCATATCGTCGTTGCAGGCGAACAGCGCAGTAAAGCGCACACCGCGCTCCAGCAGCTCTTTACAGCGCGCGTGGCCGCCGCTCATGCTCGAATCGCCGTTTTTAATCAGCGCCTCGTTCCCGGCGATGCCGTGCTTTTCCAGCGCGCGACGATAGCCGAGCAGACGCGCCTGGCCGGTAGGCGTGGCGAGAGATACCGTGATGCAGGCGATTTCCCTATGCCCCTGTTCAATCAGATATTCCACGGCCTGAAAAGCCGCGTCCTGCTGTTCGAAAAAGACGCAGCGTTCGCGCGCCTGGCTGACGTCGCGGTTGATGATCACCAGCGGCACGGCGGTGTTATCGATAAGCTCCATAATCGCGGTTTCGCTCATATGGCGGGTGTAGAGAACGATGGCGTCGCACTGTCTGTCCGCCAGCATTTGCACGGCTTCCAGCTCGCGCGCGGGCGTGTCGTGGCCATCGGTGACGATAAGCTGTTTGCCGTGCGCCTCGGTCTGGCGCGACGCCTGCTGCAACAAACGCCCGAAGTAAAACCCGTTAAAACTCGATACCACCAGACCAATGCTGTTACTGGTGCGGTGCGCCAGCGAACGAGCCAGCAGGTTAGGGCGGTATCCCAGTTCTTCCATCGCCCGGAACACCTGCGCGCGGGTGCTCTCTTTTACCTGGCCTGTGTTGTTCAGCACGCGTGAAACGGTCGCTTTGGAAACGCCGGCCCGAACTGAAACATCCCGCATTGTCACCATTCCCTTCGCTCCCGTTGTCGTCGTGATTCGATGGAGTTTAACACACAAGCCCGGCGGCTACGGGAACGCCCGCGCACGCTGTCGACTCGTTCACACCCGCTCTGTTTCTGGTATACCAACTTATAGAGAATTCATTATTTGGAATACCAATGGCCGTTTGTGGGAGAAGCGTCACAGATAAATCTGCTGCACGATCCTATTTTTGGCATACCAAAAAAGGTGTTCAGCGGTAACCTTTCCATTAAAAAAGCCACATTCAAAGAGGGCACACCCTATGGCGTTCCAGGAAAAGTTGATCGATTCTCTGGGCAGTTTCGCGACTAAATTCAACAGTTACCGCTATATCATGGCCATTAAAGCGTCGTTTATTACGCTGATGCCCGTGATTATCGTCGGCGCTTTTTCGGTGCTGATCTCCAATATGGTGCTCGACCCGAAAAACGGGCTGGCGAGCTTTCAGGCGCTGTCGTTTCTGGCGGCGCTCAAGCCCATCACCAGCGCCATTAACTACGCGACGCTGAACTTCTTAAACATCGGCGCGGTGTTTTTGATTGGCATTGAGCTTGGGCGTATCAACGGCATCAAGACGCTCTTTCCCGGCCTGCTGGCGGTGATCTGCTTTATCTGCGTGACGCCGACCACGGTCGAAATGCTGGTGGATGGCGAAATGCACGTGGTGAAAGATGTGCTGCTGCGCCAGTTCTCCGACACCCGCAGCCTGTTCCTCGGGATGTTTATCGCCATTCTCTCCGTTGAGATCTACACCTGGCTTGAGCACCGCGACGGGCTAAAAATCAAAATGCCCGATACCGTGCCGCCAAACGTCTCGGCGTCATTTTCGGCGCTGATCCCGGCGATCATTACCACTACCGCTATCGCCACGTTTGGTTTTGTGTTCCATCAGGTGACCGGCATGTATCTCTACGACGCGGTCTATCAGGTGGTGCAGCAGCCGCTGGAGCGCGTAGTGCAAAGCCTGCCAGGTATTCTGCTGCTGATGTTCGTCGCCCAGCTTTTCTGGGTGATCGGCATTCACGGCAACCAGATGATTAAGCCGATTCGCGAACCGCTGCTGCTCGGCGCGATTACCGTCAACATGAGCGCTTTCGAGCAGGGCAAAGAGGTACCGAACATCATCACGATGCCGTTCTGGGATGTCTATATGAGCATCGGCGGTTCCGGGCTGACCATCGGCCTGCTGATCGCGGTGATGATCGCCACCAAACGCAAAGAGATGAAAGAGATAGCCAAGCTCTCTTTTGGCCCTGGCATTTTCAATATCAACGAACCGGTTATCTTCGGGATGCCGATTATGCTCAACCCGATCCTGGCGGTGCCGTTTATCATCACGCC
The genomic region above belongs to Cronobacter malonaticus LMG 23826 and contains:
- a CDS encoding LysR family transcriptional regulator, with amino-acid sequence MPGVTLRHIEIFHAVMTAGNLTEAAALLRTSQPTVSRELARFEKLIGLSLFTRSRGRLHPTVQGLRLFEEVQRSWYGLDRIISAAESLRQFRQGELSIACLPVFSQSLLPLVLKPFLDNYPDVSLNIVPQESPLLEEWLSAQRHDLGITENTATPAGTERLTLLTLNEVCVLPAGHVLADKPQLTPQDFAGENYISLSRTDSYRQLLDSLFQEHNVQRRMVLETHSAASVCAMVRAGVGVSIVNPLTALDYAATGIVVRRFSVAVPFTVSLIRPLHRPASALVEAFSQHLQQQMKGLSDTLEAMLVSPGRPA
- the lysA gene encoding diaminopimelate decarboxylase, encoding MPRSLYHTDSALNADTLLPLPAQYGGPVWVYDAQIIRAQIDRLRQFDVIRFAQKACSNIHILRLMREAGVKVDSVSLGEIERAIAAGYNPRQNPDDIVFTADVLDDATIARVHELSVPVNAGSVDMLEQLGAVSPGHRVWLRINPGFGHGHSQKTNTGGENSKHGIWYSDLPAALAVMQRYQLKLVGMHMHIGSGVDYGHLERVCGAMISQVIEFGQDLEAISAGGGLSIPYREGDETIDTGHYFGLWNRAREQIAAHFGHPIKLEIEPGRFLVAEAGVLVAQVRSVKEMGSRHFVLIDAGFNDLMRPSMYGSYHHISALAADGRDLRDAPLLETVVAGPLCESGDVFTQQEGGKVETRALPAVRPGDYLVLHDTGAYGASMSSNYNSRPLLPEVLLENGEARTIRRRQTIDELLALERF
- a CDS encoding aspartate/glutamate racemase, encoding MKTVGLLGGMSWESTIPYYRLINEGVRDRLGGLHSAQLLLHSVDFHDIEACQASGEWEKAGEILAQAALGLERAGAQAIVLCTNTMHKVAHQIEARCALPFLHIADATGRAIEQAGLRKVALLGTRYTMEQDFYRARLEDGFGITSLIPDAPARLRINQIIFDELCLGKIIAESKRYYQQQIEILAEQGAQGVIFGCTEIGLLLGAQDCPLPVFDTAALHAADAVNFMLGDQD
- a CDS encoding cupin domain-containing protein → MFIYHKETTLEDLGNGVTRRILAHGGKMMAVEVNFDAGAVGPMHCHPHEQLTYVLSGEFEFTIGEETRRVSAGDTLYKQPNIMHGCVCITPGTLLDTFTPVREDFLK
- a CDS encoding carbohydrate ABC transporter permease; translation: MADIQQGQLAPRPAISAGDREVARTLRREKASRAVRYVILLLVGLLMLYPLAWMFSASFKPNHEIFTTLSLWPTHATWDGFINGWKTGTEYNFGHYMMNTFKYVIPKVVLTVISSTIVAYGFARFEIPWKKFWFATLIATMLLPSTVLLIPQYLMFREMGMLNSYLPLWLPMAFATQGFFVFMLIQFLRGVPRDMEEAAQIDGCNSFQVLWYVVVPILKPAMISVALFQFMWSMNDFIGPLIYVYSVDKYPIALALKMSIDVTEGAPWNEILAMASISILPSIIVFFLAQRYFVQGVASSGIKG
- the wzz(fepE) gene encoding LPS O-antigen length regulator Wzz(fepE), whose translation is MSSIDIKNNPLASAPDYPLLDQQRAEIDLFALVDVLFKSRKVIISITALFIVMGLALAFLLPQKWTSEAVVSIPETPQLIELQRVLVDLQVLDVDAAIDAATLENMFLKKFDSRALQEKFLRTSPWVQAQVKEAQGDTESLQRAITLVAQRIKMTSNDNPKAATASPYSSWTLSFTAPKAHDAQRVLKEYINYAALAVQREVLENLRAIVELKAKSEESSLVIERNKLDNEHKIAIQRLNYSLQVANAAGIKKPVYSNGQAVKDDPDYSIALGADGLAQKLAIERSITDVTALNAAIQNREYRLAELKKLNLADVDFQPFHYQMAPSLPVKSDGPGKALVLILAAMLGFISACALVLVRDVIAKRQVMVQRPADVDALLS
- a CDS encoding carbohydrate ABC transporter permease; translation: MNENKLLGLAWISPYIIGLIVFTAFPFVSSFALSFTEYDLMNPPVFNGIENYRYMLMDDDLFWKSMGVTFAYVFLTIPLKLAFALGIAFVLNFKLRGIGFFRTAYYIPSILGSSVAIAVLWRALFAIDGLLNSFIGVFGLDPVNWLGEPSLALMSVTLLRVWQFGSAMVIFLAALQNVPQSQYEAAMIDGASKWQMFIKVTVPLITPVIFFNFIMQTTQAFQEFTGPYVITGGGPTYYTYLFSLYIYDTAFKYFDMGYGAALAWVLFLVVALFASIAFKSSKYWVFYSADKGGKNG
- a CDS encoding PTS sugar transporter subunit IIC; protein product: MAFQEKLIDSLGSFATKFNSYRYIMAIKASFITLMPVIIVGAFSVLISNMVLDPKNGLASFQALSFLAALKPITSAINYATLNFLNIGAVFLIGIELGRINGIKTLFPGLLAVICFICVTPTTVEMLVDGEMHVVKDVLLRQFSDTRSLFLGMFIAILSVEIYTWLEHRDGLKIKMPDTVPPNVSASFSALIPAIITTTAIATFGFVFHQVTGMYLYDAVYQVVQQPLERVVQSLPGILLLMFVAQLFWVIGIHGNQMIKPIREPLLLGAITVNMSAFEQGKEVPNIITMPFWDVYMSIGGSGLTIGLLIAVMIATKRKEMKEIAKLSFGPGIFNINEPVIFGMPIMLNPILAVPFIITPLVTGTIGYFATVMGFAGKAVVMVPWTTPPLINAWLSTAGSMGAVVTQLVCILVSILIYLPFVKIASRRAEQAQAEATRVETAKNV
- a CDS encoding LacI family DNA-binding transcriptional regulator — translated: MVTMRDVSVRAGVSKATVSRVLNNTGQVKESTRAQVFRAMEELGYRPNLLARSLAHRTSNSIGLVVSSFNGFYFGRLLQQASRQTEAHGKQLIVTDGHDTPARELEAVQMLADRQCDAIVLYTRHMSETAIMELIDNTAVPLVIINRDVSQARERCVFFEQQDAAFQAVEYLIEQGHREIACITVSLATPTGQARLLGYRRALEKHGIAGNEALIKNGDSSMSGGHARCKELLERGVRFTALFACNDDMALGASKALYQAGLRIPEDVSLFGFDDAPSAAWLEPGLSTVCLPIEDMITTAIESAVRLARDEPLAAIPPFTGTLVLRDSVAPGPYAVAPLKTLKRQ